ATATCAATAACTTTGGACGGAGGATCAGGAATGGTCGAGCAATTGATAGTCTCCATAATAACGTTGTTGCTGGGCATCGCGGTAGGTAAACTTCTCGGAATGGCGCTATCTCGGTGGATTATTATACCACTACTTGAAAAGACGCGGCGATCTCCTACCCCCTATGCCAGGTACATTCCGTCGCTCATGGCGATTGTCCTAGCTTTGCTCCTATGGGTAGTCTTGCTTATCACGCTTTGGACATGATTACATCTGGGCCTATGATCACGCTGTGTGCTTTTTGACTGCTTTGTACGTTAATTTGTACGCCAAGTAAAGTCGTGCGTCGCCAGGAGTTCGACCCGTGGGGCAGTCTGCGCAGCGGCGGCATCAGCCAGACCGCGCTCAACGACACCGACCAGCGGCGTGACAGCACCGGTTTGTTGTACTATCATGCGCGCTATAACGATCCGGTGCTGGCGAGATTCATCTCCGCTGACTCCGTGGTGCCGGGTGCGCCGGATGGCTCGATGGATGGCGTGGCGTTGAAGCCGCTCACGGTGGACTTCCACGAAACCGGCTTTGTGACGGGACTCAACGCCGAGAACAGCCAGGGCTTCTGGTTCCAGTTGACGCAGGCGCAACGACAGGAGGCGAACGCGCCGTGGGGACCACAAAATCCGCAGGCCCTCAATCGCTATGCCTATGTCCAGAATAATCCCCTGCGGTATACCGATCCAAGTGGGCATAGTGTGTATCTTTCTCAAGCTCAAGCAGAGACGGTCGCGCAAATGATTGATGCCCTCATTACCCACTACAGAACAGGTGAGTCGCTTGCGAAGCTGTTGCATGCTATTGCTGGCGTTGCTGATGTCATAGATACACCTGTTGGCATATTTTTGCATCAATTGATCGAAGCTGCTGGTATGCTTAATGAAATGATCGTTACCGACCTAGATAACCTGCGGAAGATGATCCGCGCCGCAAACACATCAGCGGACGGTGTAGCAATTGCAACACAAAAGGTGTCTGGTGAACTATTTGCCAGAGTAGCCGTCCTAGACCGCAGAACTGGCAATATGTTCCAAACACAATTGTCACTCCCGACCTACTATGGATACATCCCGTATGATTGGGAATTAGGTTTTGCTCATGGGAATTGGAGGGAGGGTCATTGGTGGTTTGCTGGTGATGTTCCGTATCAACCTCCCCTCGCAGCACCTTGCTTCAACATGTGTGGTTAATATCGTTTTGTCGCTATAGGATAACAAGCATGTCTTCGAAGCAAGAGAGAGTAAACCATCCTCATAGAAGTATTATTTTCACTAATACACACCTAAATATCAATTATACAAACAATATTTTCCATCAATTAAATGCATGAATAACAAGACGAGGCCAACAATGTCTCAATTTTCGCACAATCTAATCAAGGTTATGGCAATTACCCTCGGTCAAATAGGAATTTTTCTAAGTGGCAGCGCAAAGGATAGAGCCTTTCTAATCGTTTTAACCATGATAGTTATAACTTTTTTATATCATTATCTTCACACTAAAATAAACAAAAACAGCACTACATTCAAGAAAATACCTGCCAGTAGTAGATACAGAGTAAACACAGTAGATATAATTTTGTTACTCATTGTAGTTTTTGATATTATATATGTAGTTATAACCGAGATACAACGCCTTTAACAGAAGAGTTGATAGGTATAACGAAATTATTGATGAACCACGAACGCTTATCAAT
This is a stretch of genomic DNA from Kallotenue papyrolyticum. It encodes these proteins:
- a CDS encoding RHS repeat-associated core domain-containing protein, with translation MRRQEFDPWGSLRSGGISQTALNDTDQRRDSTGLLYYHARYNDPVLARFISADSVVPGAPDGSMDGVALKPLTVDFHETGFVTGLNAENSQGFWFQLTQAQRQEANAPWGPQNPQALNRYAYVQNNPLRYTDPSGHSVYLSQAQAETVAQMIDALITHYRTGESLAKLLHAIAGVADVIDTPVGIFLHQLIEAAGMLNEMIVTDLDNLRKMIRAANTSADGVAIATQKVSGELFARVAVLDRRTGNMFQTQLSLPTYYGYIPYDWELGFAHGNWREGHWWFAGDVPYQPPLAAPCFNMCG